Proteins from a single region of Ischnura elegans chromosome 2, ioIscEleg1.1, whole genome shotgun sequence:
- the LOC124153535 gene encoding F-box only protein 5-like isoform X1 — translation MMAPALSLVLSSLSGEDLMACSAVSKTWRTLIMSDRTANSRRLAAIEKRKLRKENMSQIPSKDRVAFLKENRSVLGVIQKERLFPPEGSILKTPPPKMSPKTLKFELYMKEGLRVDGNEFQHLKPCPHCSFPSLVDAKLNVGVCSRLGCQFRFCTLCHCLEHTMPINSHSASPPRYMACPFAPKAASPPSPPRPMLLATRRQLNLAASKRSKRNLRRLMPSSLKIMRGYGWMEMNFSI, via the exons ATGATGGCTCCGGCATTGTCCCTTGTTCTATCGAGTTTGAGCGGTGAAGATCTGATGGCATGCAGTGCCGTGAGCAAGACATGGCGAACACTTATTATGAGTGATAGAACTGCCAATTCAAGGAGGTTGGCAGCTATCGAGAAAAGAAAACTGAGAAAAGAGAATATGTCTCAG ATTCCATCAAAAGATAGAGTGGCTTTCCTCAAAGAAAACCGTTCTGTATTGGGTGTCATCCAGAAGGAGAGGTTATTTCCTCCTGAAGGCTCAATTCTGAAAACTCCACCACCAAAAATGAGTCCAAAAACACTCAAGTTTGAGCTCTACATGAAA GAGGGGCTACGGGTGGATGGAAATGAATTTCAGCATTTGAAACCATGCCCACATTGTAGTTTCCCATCCCTGGTTGATGCAAAACTCAATGTAGGTGTGTGCTCGAGGCTTGGATGTCAGTTCAGGTTTTGCACTTTATGCCACTGTTTGGAGCACACTATGCCCATCAACTCTCATTCGGCCTCGCCTCCAAGGTACATGGCTTGCCCTTTTGCTCCAAAGGCTGCCTCTCCTCCATCTCCCCCTCGGCCTATGCTTCTAGCCACCAGAAGACAGCTGAATTTAGCAGCTAGCAAGAGAAGTAAAAGGAATCTTCGCAGACTGATGCCATCCTCTTTGAAGATAAT